One segment of Solanum lycopersicum chromosome 1, SLM_r2.1 DNA contains the following:
- the LOC101250640 gene encoding probable serine/threonine-protein kinase PBL7 isoform X1, whose amino-acid sequence MRRLPLLYDLRVILNSFLVKKIKNKKRAFRMLNNGIHIWNCEFSLVLQVKFHIQVQAGNSRKVVAVIAIKRLEPTWIILDREMKKEKRYFMEKLSCGISKLKSDNSIEEVRGPLKLMENTKVSLTRNTFSYDEMIPGEDDVSEERPSSQLNSKAVTRTRTSCKEQASSIPGKLYSDFCENKVKRSSSTELVDPSSSSSFHNLKTKTGNSPSHVSDEHIKDNDQYLYGVIYEKSECSFCGNRRPKMRLHKEFSHKELEEATKGFANENFLSEGGFGSVYKGYLKNGLRVAVKQHNDMSLQGDKEFKSEVEVLSKVRHPNLVMLLGSCSEGSQKLLVYEYVCYGSLDKFLSGDIRMCLNWEKRLKIALGAARGLEYLHKHNIIHRDIRPNNILITHDHESLLGDFGLAKAAYDESQHSSGNNVVGTFGYMAPEYAASGKFSTKTDVYAFGVVLLQLITGLKNTDNCLEDKSLVEWAMPLLEQKNYPRLIDKSIVDSHDFHQLFWMVELAAKCLEKDPDKRNTMEWVVKILSDIMEGNADTCIDFNPKSNDEDDKIVGSSSFSTDRTCSAKRWSPSSSNSTHEECESRKIPLKHKGATPNKSKLLYKEMIH is encoded by the exons ATGCGCAGATTGCCTCTCCTATATGATTTGCGAGTTATTTTGAATTCCTTTCtcgtgaaaaaaataaaaaataagaagaggGCATTTAGAATGTTAAATAATGGAATTCATATTTGGAATTGTGAATTTTCATTGGTGTTGCAGGTCAAATTTCACATACAAGTTCAAGCTGGAAATTCAAGAAAGGTGGTTGCTGTTATAGCAATCAAAAGATTGGAACCCACTTGGATCATTCTAGATAG gGAAATGAAGAAAGAGAAGAGGTACTTCATGGAGAAGCTATCATGTGGAATATCAAAATTGAAAAGTGACAACTCCATAGAAGAAGTGAGAGGACCATTAAAGTTAATGGAGAACACTAAGGTCTCCCTTACTCGAAATACATTTTCGTATGATGAAATGATACCAGGAGAGGATGATGTATCAGAAGAACGTCCTTCTTCGCAGCTAA ACTCGAAAGCTGTTACTCGAACGAGAACCTCATGCAAAGAACAGGCAAGTAGTATACCAGGAAAGCTCTATTCAGATTTTTGTGAGAACAAAGTAAAAAGATCTTCTTCAACTGAATTAGTAGATCCAAGCTCAAGCTCCTCTTTCCATAATTTGAAAACAAAAACTGGAAACTCACCATCCCACGTTTCCGATGAACATATCAAGGACAATGATCAATATTTGTATGGAGTGATATACGAGAAGTCTGAATGTTCCTTTTGTGGGAACAGAAGACCGAAAATGAGATTGCATAAGGAGTTCAGTCATAAGGAGCTTGAAGAAGCAACAAAAGGATTTGCCAATGAGAATTTTCTATCAGAAGGCGGATTTGGTTCTGTTTATAAAGGGTATTTAAAGAATGGACTAAGAGTTGCTGTCAAGCAGCATAACGATATGAGCCTTCAAGGCGATAAAGAATTCAAGTCCGAAGTTGAGGTTCTAAGCAAGGTTAGGCATCCAAATTTAGTCATGTTGTTAGGGTCTTGCTCTGAAGGTAGCCAAAAGTTGCTTGTCTATGAGTATGTTTGCTATGGTTCTCTCGACAAATTCTTATCAG GGGATATAAGAATGTGTCTCAATTGGGAGAAGAGGCTAAAAATAGCTTTGGGTGCTGCCAGAGGCTTAGAATATCTTCATAAACACAACATCATTCACCGAGATATTAGACCTAACAATATCCTCATCACACATGATCATGAATCACTG TTAGGAGACTTTGGACTGGCAAAAGCGGCGTATGATGAATCACAACATTCTTCTGGTAACAACGTGGTTGGTACTTTTGGATATATGGCACCAGAATATGCAGCAAGTGGGAAGTTCTCGACTAAAACAGATGTTTATGCTTTTGGAGTTGTGCTGCTGCAGCTTATCACTGGACTCAAGAACACAGACAACTGTCTTGAAGATAAAAGTCTTGTTGAATGg GCAATGCCTCTTCTGgagcaaaagaattatccacGTCTAATTGATAAAAGTATTGTCGATTCCCATGATTTCCATCAGCTATTTTGGATGGTTGAGTTGGCAGCAAAATGTCTCGAAAAGGATCCTGATAAGAGGAATACCATGGAATGG GTGGTTAAGATCTTGAGTGATATAATGGAAGGAAATGCTGATACTTGTATAGACTTCAACCCGAAAAGCAATGATGAAGATGATAAAATTGTTGGATCTTCTTCATTTTCGACAGACAGAACATGTTCAGCAAAAAGATGGAGTCCTTCATCATCCAATAGTACTCATGAAGAATGTGAAAGTAGGAAGATTCCTCTCAAACACAAAGGGGCAACTCCAAACAAAAGCAAACTACTTTATAAAGAGATGATTCATTGA
- the LOC101250640 gene encoding probable serine/threonine-protein kinase PBL7 isoform X2: protein MEEYNKSLEMLVLLKQCEVDKVKFHIQVQAGNSRKVVAVIAIKRLEPTWIILDREMKKEKRYFMEKLSCGISKLKSDNSIEEVRGPLKLMENTKVSLTRNTFSYDEMIPGEDDVSEERPSSQLNSKAVTRTRTSCKEQASSIPGKLYSDFCENKVKRSSSTELVDPSSSSSFHNLKTKTGNSPSHVSDEHIKDNDQYLYGVIYEKSECSFCGNRRPKMRLHKEFSHKELEEATKGFANENFLSEGGFGSVYKGYLKNGLRVAVKQHNDMSLQGDKEFKSEVEVLSKVRHPNLVMLLGSCSEGSQKLLVYEYVCYGSLDKFLSGDIRMCLNWEKRLKIALGAARGLEYLHKHNIIHRDIRPNNILITHDHESLLGDFGLAKAAYDESQHSSGNNVVGTFGYMAPEYAASGKFSTKTDVYAFGVVLLQLITGLKNTDNCLEDKSLVEWAMPLLEQKNYPRLIDKSIVDSHDFHQLFWMVELAAKCLEKDPDKRNTMEWVVKILSDIMEGNADTCIDFNPKSNDEDDKIVGSSSFSTDRTCSAKRWSPSSSNSTHEECESRKIPLKHKGATPNKSKLLYKEMIH from the exons ATGGAGGAGTATAATAAGAGTTTGGAGATGTTAGTTCTGTTGAAACAATGTGAAGTTGACAAG GTCAAATTTCACATACAAGTTCAAGCTGGAAATTCAAGAAAGGTGGTTGCTGTTATAGCAATCAAAAGATTGGAACCCACTTGGATCATTCTAGATAG gGAAATGAAGAAAGAGAAGAGGTACTTCATGGAGAAGCTATCATGTGGAATATCAAAATTGAAAAGTGACAACTCCATAGAAGAAGTGAGAGGACCATTAAAGTTAATGGAGAACACTAAGGTCTCCCTTACTCGAAATACATTTTCGTATGATGAAATGATACCAGGAGAGGATGATGTATCAGAAGAACGTCCTTCTTCGCAGCTAA ACTCGAAAGCTGTTACTCGAACGAGAACCTCATGCAAAGAACAGGCAAGTAGTATACCAGGAAAGCTCTATTCAGATTTTTGTGAGAACAAAGTAAAAAGATCTTCTTCAACTGAATTAGTAGATCCAAGCTCAAGCTCCTCTTTCCATAATTTGAAAACAAAAACTGGAAACTCACCATCCCACGTTTCCGATGAACATATCAAGGACAATGATCAATATTTGTATGGAGTGATATACGAGAAGTCTGAATGTTCCTTTTGTGGGAACAGAAGACCGAAAATGAGATTGCATAAGGAGTTCAGTCATAAGGAGCTTGAAGAAGCAACAAAAGGATTTGCCAATGAGAATTTTCTATCAGAAGGCGGATTTGGTTCTGTTTATAAAGGGTATTTAAAGAATGGACTAAGAGTTGCTGTCAAGCAGCATAACGATATGAGCCTTCAAGGCGATAAAGAATTCAAGTCCGAAGTTGAGGTTCTAAGCAAGGTTAGGCATCCAAATTTAGTCATGTTGTTAGGGTCTTGCTCTGAAGGTAGCCAAAAGTTGCTTGTCTATGAGTATGTTTGCTATGGTTCTCTCGACAAATTCTTATCAG GGGATATAAGAATGTGTCTCAATTGGGAGAAGAGGCTAAAAATAGCTTTGGGTGCTGCCAGAGGCTTAGAATATCTTCATAAACACAACATCATTCACCGAGATATTAGACCTAACAATATCCTCATCACACATGATCATGAATCACTG TTAGGAGACTTTGGACTGGCAAAAGCGGCGTATGATGAATCACAACATTCTTCTGGTAACAACGTGGTTGGTACTTTTGGATATATGGCACCAGAATATGCAGCAAGTGGGAAGTTCTCGACTAAAACAGATGTTTATGCTTTTGGAGTTGTGCTGCTGCAGCTTATCACTGGACTCAAGAACACAGACAACTGTCTTGAAGATAAAAGTCTTGTTGAATGg GCAATGCCTCTTCTGgagcaaaagaattatccacGTCTAATTGATAAAAGTATTGTCGATTCCCATGATTTCCATCAGCTATTTTGGATGGTTGAGTTGGCAGCAAAATGTCTCGAAAAGGATCCTGATAAGAGGAATACCATGGAATGG GTGGTTAAGATCTTGAGTGATATAATGGAAGGAAATGCTGATACTTGTATAGACTTCAACCCGAAAAGCAATGATGAAGATGATAAAATTGTTGGATCTTCTTCATTTTCGACAGACAGAACATGTTCAGCAAAAAGATGGAGTCCTTCATCATCCAATAGTACTCATGAAGAATGTGAAAGTAGGAAGATTCCTCTCAAACACAAAGGGGCAACTCCAAACAAAAGCAAACTACTTTATAAAGAGATGATTCATTGA
- the LOC101246382 gene encoding gonidialess A/Zuotin related factor-like protein translates to MASRSSIRLISYSNEIINGEPIYISSNCYPIKAHKYEPAGLAFHSAALRLIGHVEKEDPKDGKEDVPNDKEQTFAYSSESYSSKGKKKSSTGEKVQDHYALLGLSNLRYLASEDQIRKSYRDAALRHHPDKLASLLLAEETEAAKQAKKEEIENHFKAIQEAYEVLMDPVRRRIYDSTDEFDDEIPTECAPQDFFKVFGPAFLRNGRWSVTQPIPSLGDENTPIKEVDSFYNFWYSFKSWREFPHADEFDLEQAESRDHKRWMERQNAKLSEKARKEETARVRTLVDNAYRKDPRILGRKEAEKAEKQRKKDAKLLAKKLQEAEAIRIVEEDKRKKEEEEKRAAEVALQQKKLKEKEKKLLRKERSRLRTLAAPVLSQRLLGLNDDDVEGLCMSLDIEQLRNLCDKADGQGEIVIAELLRGALGHEHNLKYENKDEKIKSQQNGSLDSKKQVPLMSSEKKEKPWSKEEIDLLRKGMLKYPKGTSRRWEVISDYIGTARTVEEILKATKTVLLQKPDSAKAFDSFLEKRKPAPTIVSPLSTRAEVEGVENSSKPESGSAKVADSQETPSQNTNSQNTEDAPTANGVSSSSDSDVWSAVQEKALVQALKTFPKETSQRWERVATAVPGKTMNQCKKKFALLKENFRSKKSAV, encoded by the coding sequence ATGGCTTCCAGGAGTAGCATCCGTCTTATTTCATACTCGAATGAGATTATAAATGGTGAACCAATCTATATTTCCTCTAACTGCTATCCTATTAAAGCTCACAAATATGAGCCTGCTGGGCTTGCTTTTCACTCTGCTGCTCTTAGACTAATTGGGCATGTTGAGAAAGAAGACCCCAAAGATGGCAAAGAAGATGTTCCTAATGACAAGGAACAGACATTTGCCTATTCATCAGAGTCATACAGCTCTAAGGGGAAGAAGAAGTCTTCTACCGGCGAAAAGGTACAAGATCATTATGCATTATTAGGGTTGAGCAATCTAAGGTATCTTGCTTCTGAGGATCAGATAAGGAAGAGCTATCGTGATGCTGCATTGAGGCATCATCCTGACAAGCTGGCTTCACTTCTTCTAGCTGAGGAAACTGAAGCTGCAAAACAAGCCAAGAAGGAGGAAATAGAAAACCACTTCAAAGCTATTCAGGAAGCATATGAGGTTCTTATGGACCCTGTTAGGAGAAGGATTTATGACTCCACGGATGAATTTGATGATGAAATCCCAACTGAATGTGCTCCACAAGATTTTTTTAAGGTCTTTGGACCTGCATTTTTAAGGAATGGTCGTTGGTCCGTCACCCAACCCATCCCTTCATTAGGTGATGAGAATACTCCAATTAAAGAAGTGGATAGCTTTTATAATTTCTGGTACAGCTTCAAAAGTTGGAGAGAGTTCCCACATGCTGATGAGTTTGATCTTGAACAAGCTGAATCTCGTGATCACAAGAGGTGGATGGAAAGGCAGAATGCAAAACTTTCAGAGAAAGCCAGAAAGGAAGAAACCGCCAGGGTGCGTACACTTGTTGACAATGCCTATAGAAAAGACCCTAGAATCTTAGGAAGAAAAGAGGCGGAGAAAGCAGAGAAGCAGAGAAAGAAGGACGCTAAACTACTTGCAAAGAAATTACAGGAGGCAGAAGCAATTAGGATTGTTGAAGAGGACAAGCGTAAGAAAgaggaagaggagaaaagagcaGCTGAAGTTGCTTTGCAGCAGAAGAAGTTGaaggagaaagaaaagaaattgttgCGAAAAGAGCGTAGTCGTTTAAGAACCCTTGCTGCTCCTGTTCTGTCTCAGCGTTTGCTTGGGCTAAATGATGACGATGTAGAAGGTCTATGCATGTCACTTGACATTGAGCAACTGAGGAACTTATGTGATAAAGCCGATGGACAGGGTGAGATTGTTATTGCTGAACTTCTTAGGGGGGCACTTGGACATGAACACAACCTGAAATATGAGAATAAAGATGAAAAGATTAAGTCGCAGCAAAATGGTTCTCTGGACAGTAAAAAACAAGTTCCTCTGATGAGCAGTGAGAAAAAAGAGAAACCTTGGAGCAAAGAAGAAATTGATCTTTTGAGGAAGGGGATGCTGAAATATCCTAAAGGAACTTCTCGAAGATGGGAAGTTATTTCTGATTATATTGGTACCGCAAGGACAGTTGAAGAGATCCTGAAGGCTACAAAAACAGTTCTGCTCCAGAAGCCCGACTCTGCTAAAGCCTTTGACTCCTTCCTTGAGAAAAGAAAGCCTGCACCAACTATTGTTTCTCCTCTTTCCACGAGGGCAGAAGTAGAGGGAGTAGAAAATAGTAGCAAGCCTGAAAGTGGAAGCGCCAAAGTAGCTGATTCTCAGGAGACCCCTAGTCAAAACACAAACAGCCAGAACACTGAGGATGCACCTACAGCAAACGGAGTTTCTTCGAGTTCTGATTCAGACGTATGGTCTGCTGTTCAAGAAAAAGCCTTAGTTCAAGCTCTGAAAACCTTCCCCAAGGAAACCAGCCAGCGGTGGGAACGAGTGGCAACTGCTGTCCCTGGGAAGACTATGAACCAGTGTAAAAAAAAGTTTGCATTACTCAAAGAGAATTTCAGGAGCAAGAAAAGTGCAGTGTGA
- the LOC101246965 gene encoding uncharacterized protein isoform X1 — protein MRKKLDTRFPAARIKKIMQADEDVGKIAMAVPVLVSKALELFLQDLCDRTYDITLRRGAKTVNSLHLKHCVQSYNVFDFLREVVSKVPDYGHSDAAGEMPKRRKVAIEEHHDSEDEYKKSRTEMSPVGSSGRGRGRGRGRGRGRVSRADKELSRPDMQLESCTSAQQSVQQNPNPGTQTENCSEPKESPTQDSTVCDKENSVVTTPNLKVNVDDNTDKPAAPEIAPCNPSPRPVNEKAEEGPQWSLEMDRMVIDPAHMSQLNTSVAEEEEDYDEEE, from the exons ATGAGGAAGAAACTTGATACTCGCTTTCCTGCG GCCCGGATCAAGAAAATTATGCAAGCCGATGAGGATGTCGGTAAGATTGCAATGGCTGTGCCTGTTCTAGTGT CAAAAGCCTTGGAGTTATTTTTACAAGACCTTTGTGACCGGACATATGACATAACTCTTAGAAGAGGAGCAAAGACTGTTAATTCACTGCACTT AAAACACTGTGTACAAAGCTACAACGTGTTTGACTTTCTTCGGGAAGTGGTCAGCAAGGTTCCTGATTATGGCCATTCTGATGCTGCTGGTGAAATGCCAAAAAGAAG GAAAGTTGCTATAGAAGAACATCATGACAGTGAGGATGAATACAAAAAGAGCAGGACG GAGATGTCTCCTGTTGGCAGTAGTGGTAGGGGAAGAGGTAGGGGTAGAGGAAGAGGTCGTGGTCGGGTAAGCCGTGCTGATAAGGAGCTCTCACGACCTGATATGCAACTTGAATCCTGCACTTCTGCTCAGCAGAGTGTTCAACAAAATCCAAATCCTGGAACTCAGACAGAGAACTGCTCAGAACCGAAAGAATCACCTACACAGGATTCCACTGTTTGTGACAAAGAAAACTCAGTTGTAACAACTCCTAATCTGAAGGTCAATGTAGATGATAATACTGATAAACCAGCTGCACCGGAAATAGCACCCTGCAATCCATCACCAAGGCCTGTGAACGAGAAAGCAGAGGAAGGCCCTCAGTGGTCCCTCGAAATGGACAGAATGGTCATTGACCCTGCTCATATGTCACAACTGAATACAAGTGTAGcagaagaggaagaagattaTGATGAAGAAGAGTAG
- the LOC101246965 gene encoding uncharacterized protein isoform X2 yields the protein MQADEDVGKIAMAVPVLVSKALELFLQDLCDRTYDITLRRGAKTVNSLHLKHCVQSYNVFDFLREVVSKVPDYGHSDAAGEMPKRRKVAIEEHHDSEDEYKKSRTEMSPVGSSGRGRGRGRGRGRGRVSRADKELSRPDMQLESCTSAQQSVQQNPNPGTQTENCSEPKESPTQDSTVCDKENSVVTTPNLKVNVDDNTDKPAAPEIAPCNPSPRPVNEKAEEGPQWSLEMDRMVIDPAHMSQLNTSVAEEEEDYDEEE from the exons ATGCAAGCCGATGAGGATGTCGGTAAGATTGCAATGGCTGTGCCTGTTCTAGTGT CAAAAGCCTTGGAGTTATTTTTACAAGACCTTTGTGACCGGACATATGACATAACTCTTAGAAGAGGAGCAAAGACTGTTAATTCACTGCACTT AAAACACTGTGTACAAAGCTACAACGTGTTTGACTTTCTTCGGGAAGTGGTCAGCAAGGTTCCTGATTATGGCCATTCTGATGCTGCTGGTGAAATGCCAAAAAGAAG GAAAGTTGCTATAGAAGAACATCATGACAGTGAGGATGAATACAAAAAGAGCAGGACG GAGATGTCTCCTGTTGGCAGTAGTGGTAGGGGAAGAGGTAGGGGTAGAGGAAGAGGTCGTGGTCGGGTAAGCCGTGCTGATAAGGAGCTCTCACGACCTGATATGCAACTTGAATCCTGCACTTCTGCTCAGCAGAGTGTTCAACAAAATCCAAATCCTGGAACTCAGACAGAGAACTGCTCAGAACCGAAAGAATCACCTACACAGGATTCCACTGTTTGTGACAAAGAAAACTCAGTTGTAACAACTCCTAATCTGAAGGTCAATGTAGATGATAATACTGATAAACCAGCTGCACCGGAAATAGCACCCTGCAATCCATCACCAAGGCCTGTGAACGAGAAAGCAGAGGAAGGCCCTCAGTGGTCCCTCGAAATGGACAGAATGGTCATTGACCCTGCTCATATGTCACAACTGAATACAAGTGTAGcagaagaggaagaagattaTGATGAAGAAGAGTAG
- the LOC101246667 gene encoding protein ZINC INDUCED FACILITATOR-LIKE 1-like: MAGELETPLINKKYYYENCPGCKVDQHKSGQTGLPIKELFTIWIVILGTALPISSLFPFLYFMIKDFHIAKREEDISTYAGFVGSSFMVGRALTSVFWGAVADRYGRKPVIVFGTFAVVVFNTLFGLSVNFWMAIATRFLLGFLNGLIGPIKAYAAEIFREEYQALGMSTISTAWGIGLIIGPSLGGFLAQPAEKYPTVFSKDSIFGRFPYFLPCLCISLFSLAVGIASFWLPETLHNHDSRMPPQSSYEALEEAASDTKDGNESAPKENLFNNWPLMSSIILYCVFSLHDMAYTEIFSLWTVSPRKFGGLSYSTVDVGEVLSISGFGLLVFQLSLYPLVEKCVGPIVITRVAGVLSIAVLTSYPYIALLSGIALSVTINIASVIKNALSISIITGLFILQNKAVDQRQRGAANGIAMTAMSIFKAIGPAGAGVVFSWAQKRLDASILPGDQVVFFVLNVIEAIGVLLTFKPFLVETQ, translated from the exons ATGGCGGGCGAATTAGAAACTCCGCtgataaataagaaatattacTACGAAAATTGTCCGGGTTGTAAAGTGGATCAACACAAGTCGGGTCAAACCGGTTTACCAATTAAGGAGCTTTTCACTATATGGATTGTCATCCTTGGTACAG CACTTCCAATATCATCACTCTTTCCATTTCTTTATTTCATG ATAAAGGACTTTCACATTGCAAAAAGAGAGGAAGATATTAGTACGTATGCAGGTTTTGTAG GTTCTTCATTTATGGTTGGAAGAGCTTTGACATCTGTTTTTTGGGGAGCAGTGGCTGATCGATATGGACGAAAACCAGTTATAGTTTTCGGCACTTTTGCAGT GGTTGTTTTCAACACTCTCTTTGGTCTTAGTGTCAACTTTTGGATGGCAATTGCTACGCGATTTCTACTTGGTTTTTTAAATGGTTTGATTGGACCAATAAAG GCATATGCTGCAGAAATCTTCCGTGAAGAATATCAAGCACTGGGAATGTCAACG aTTAGTACTGCTTGGGGTATTGGATTGATTATTGGTCCATCTTTAGGAGGCTTCCTTGCTCAG CCTGCAGAGAAATATCCGACTGTATTCTCAAAGGATTCTATATTTGGGAG ATTTCCCTATTTCTTGCCTTGCTTATGTATATCACTGTTTTCCTTGGCTGTGGGTATTGCTTCATTTTGGCTCCCG GAAACATTACACAATCACGATTCAAGAATGCCGCCTCAAAGTTCATATGAGGCTCTGGAGGAGGCTGCATCTGATACAAAAGACGGAAATGAATCAGCCCCAAAAGAAAACCTTTTTAACAACTGGCCATTGATGTCATCGATCATCTTATACTGTGTCTTTTCTCTTCATGATATGGCTTATACAGAG ATCTTCTCATTATGGACTGTGAGCCCCAGAAAGTTTGGAGGCTTAAGTTATTCAACTGTTGATGTTGGTGAAGTACTATCGATCTCAG GATTTGGCCTTCTAGTCTTTCAACTATCTCTATATCCATTGGTTGAGAAGTGTGTTGGCCCTATCGTCATTACTCGAGTTGCAGGA GTTTTGTCCATTGCTGTGCTGACAAGTTACCCTTACATCGCCTTGCTATCTGGGATCGCGCTCTCTGTCACAATAAATATTGCATCTGTGATCAAGAATGCTTTATCT ATATCTATCATAACAGGTTTGTTCATATTGCAAAACAAAGCAGTG GACCAGCGACAACGTGGAGCTGCTAATGGAATTGCCATGACAGCAATGTCAATTTTTAAAGCTATAGGTCCAGCAGGGGCAGGAGTAGT CTTTTCTTGGGCACAAAAAAGGCTTGACGCTTCCATTCTTCCAG GTGATCAAGTAGTGTTCTTTGTGCTGAATGTGATTGAGGCAATTGGTGTGTTGCTGACATTCAAACCATTCCTTGTTGAAACACAATAA
- the LOC101247465 gene encoding protein ZINC INDUCED FACILITATOR-LIKE 1 has translation MRETRRIEKRVLCSSFFFFFVSSQKIKMAEELETSLLNKKDYYENCPGCKVDLHKAGQTGLPIKELFTVWVVILSAALPISSLFPFVYFMIRDFHIAKREEDISTYAGYVGSAFMLGRALTSVLWGTVADRYGRKPVIVFGTFVVVIFNTLFGLSVNFWMAVITRFLLGFLNGLMGPIRAYAAEIFREEYQAMGMSTISSAWGIGLIIGPAIGGFFAQPAEKYPAAFSKDSIFGRFPYFLPCLCISLFSLVVGIASIWLPETLHNHDTRTPPQRSYKALEAASDTKEGNESTPTKSLFKNWPLMSAIILYCVFALHDMAYSEIFSLWAVTPRKFGGLNYSTVDVGEVLSISGCGLLVFQLTLYPLVERYFGPIVIARIAGVLSIPLLACYPYIAMLSGTALSVAINFASLLKNALSICIITGLFILQNKSVDQRQRGAANGLAMTSQSFFKAIGPAGAGVLFSWAQKRLDAPILPGSQVVFFVLNVIEAIGVLLTFKPFLVETQNTN, from the exons ATGAGAGAAACGCGACGAATAGAAAAACGTGTTCTGtgttcttccttcttcttcttcttcgtttcctctcaaaaaataaaaatggcgGAAGAATTAGAAACTTCGCTGCTAAATAAGAAAGATTACTACGAGAATTGTCCGGGTTGTAAAGTAGATCTACATAAAGCGGGTCAAACGGGTTTACCCATTAAGGAGCTCTTCACTGTATGGGTTGTCATCCTTAGCGCAG CACTTCCAATATCATCTCTCTTTCCGTTTGTTTATTTCATG ATAAGGGACTTTCACATTGCAAAGAGAGAGGAAGATATTAGTACATATGCAGGTTATGTAG GTTCTGCATTTATGCTTGGAAGAGCTTTGACATCTGTCTTATGGGGAACAGTGGCTGATCGATATGGACGAAAACCAGTTATAGTTTTTGGCACTTTTGTAGT GGTTATTTTCAATACTCTCTTTGGTCTTAGTGTTAACTTTTGGATGGCAGTTATTACACGATTTCTTCTCGGTTTCTTAAATGGTTTGATGGGACCAATAAGG GCATATGCTGCAGAAATTTTTCGTGAAGAGTATCAAGCAATGGGAATGTCAACG ATTAGTAGTGCCTGGGGTATTGGATTGATTATTGGCCCAGCTATAGGAGGCTTCTTTGCTCAg CCTGCAGAGAAATATCCGGCTGCATTCTCAAAGGATTCTATATTTGGGAG ATTTCCCTACTTCTTGCCTTGCTTATGCATATCACTGTTTTCCTTGGTCGTGGGTATAGCTTCAATTTGGCTGCCG GAAACATTACACAATCATGATACAAGAACGCCGCCTCAAAGATCATACAAGGCTCTGGAGGCTGCATCTGATACAAAAGAAGGAAACGAATCAACCCCCACAAAAAGCCTTTTCAAGAACTGGCCATTGATGTCGGCTATCATCTTATACTGTGTCTTTGCTCTTCATGATATGGCTTACTCAGAG ATATTCTCATTATGGGCTGTGACCCCCAGAAAGTTTGGAGGCTTAAATTATTCAACTGTTGATGTTGGTGAAGTACTATCAATCTCGG GATGCGGCCTTCTAGTCTTTCAACTAACTCTGTATCCATTGGTTGAGAGGTATTTTGGTCCTATTGTCATTGCTCGAATTGCAGGG GTTTTGTCAATTCCCTTGTTGGCGTGTTACCCTTATATTGCTATGCTCTCTGGGACTGCTCTCTCTGTGGCGATAAATTTTGCATCCTTGTTGAAGAATGCTTTATCT ATCTGTATCATAACAGGGTTGTTCATATTGCAAAACAAATCAGTG GACCAACGACAACGTGGAGCTGCTAATGGACTAGCCATGACATCTCAGTCTTTTTTCAAAGCTATAGGTCCAGCAGGGGCAGGAGTACT CTTTTCTTGGGCACAAAAAAGGCTTGACGCTCCCATTCTTCCAG GTTCTCAAGTAGTATTCTTTGTGCTTAATGTGATTGAAGCAATTGGTGTGTTGCTGACATTCAAACCATTCCTTGTTGAAACACAAAATACCAATTAA